A stretch of Triticum aestivum cultivar Chinese Spring chromosome 1D, IWGSC CS RefSeq v2.1, whole genome shotgun sequence DNA encodes these proteins:
- the LOC123181142 gene encoding F-box protein GID2-like, which produces MKGPSGSSGGRDPWAPPPGSGGGGGGGSSQPAKKQQRTASSGQADEASTSSSSSQPPPQQQQPAPDGGDAPYLGEDLMFEVLRRAEARTLASAACVSRGWRALAQDEPLWEAACVREWADLGFSEQQLRAVVLSLGGFRRLHAVSIRPIQRRRAGVPAAPAQGRGRRQQPPARLGRDQVQLSLSLFSIGFFQKMPNQPPLKKKDEGDGSDKGGGGRCG; this is translated from the coding sequence ATGAAGGGCCCTTCCGGTTCCTCGGGCGGCCGCGATCCGTGGGCGCCTCCTCCCGgttcgggtggtggtggcggcggcggatccaGCCAGCCGGCCAAGAAGCAGCAGCGGACGGCGAGCTCGGGCCAGGCCgacgaggcctccacctcctcctcctcctcacagcccccgccacagcagcagcagcctgCGCCGGATGGGGGAGATGCGCCGTACCTTGGGGAGGACCTGATGTTCGAGGTGCTGCGGCGGGCGGAGGCGCGGACGCTGGCCTCGGCGGCGTGCGTCAGCCGGGGCTGGCGGGCCCTCGCGCAGGACGAGCCGCTCTGGGAGGCGGCGTGCGTGCGCGAGTGGGCCGACCTTGGCTTCTCCGAGCAGCAGCTCCGCGCCGTCGTGCTCTCGCTCGGCGGCTTCCGCCGCCTGCACGCCGTCTCCATCCGGCCCATCCAGCGGCGCCGTGCCGGTGTTCCTGCTGCGCCTGCTCAGGGAAGGGGAAGGCGGCAGCAGCCTCCTGCCAGGCTGGGCCGAGACCAGGTCCAGCTGTCGCTGTCGCTCTTCTCCATCGGCTTCTTTCAGAAGATGCCTAATCAGCCCCCTCTTAAGAAGAAAGATGAGGGTGATGGCAGCGATAAGGGCGGAGGTGGGCGGTGCGGGTGA